A window of the Ipomoea triloba cultivar NCNSP0323 chromosome 14, ASM357664v1 genome harbors these coding sequences:
- the LOC116004362 gene encoding protein TPLATE — MDILFAQIQADLRSNDALRQSGALLQALQQSAAGRDISIIAKSAVEEIVAAPASAISKKLAFDLIRSTRLTADLWEIVCTGIRNDLEFPDPDVTAAAVSILAAIPSFRLGKLISDCNKQISSCFDSPSDNLRFAITETLGCILARDDLVTLCENNMNLLDRVSNWWSRIGQNMLDKSDAVSKVAFESVGRLFQEFESKRMSRLAGDKLVDSENSVAIRSNWVSSMVDFTWRKRNALMARSLVLPVESFRATVYPLAYAVKAVASGSIEVIKKLSRSSKNENATTLDSGNAEKFVGVSDVASHLAPFLASSLDPALIFEVGINMLYLADVPGGKPEWASTSIIAILTLWDRQEFSSARESIVRAVVTNLHLLDLSMQVSLFKRLLLMVRNLRAESDRMHALACICRTALCVDLFAKESVRRGQKPLPGTDIASLFEDGRIKDDLNGVTRTSLFREELVAMLVESCFQLSLPLPEQKNSGMESRVIGALAYGTGYGALNWTEPALEVVEVCRPCVKWDCEGRTYAIDCYLKLLVRLCHIYDTRGGVKRVKDGASQDQILNETRLQNLQRELVRDLREVNTPRVCARLLFAISEHIDLEGLDPLLADDPEDPLNIIVSNIHKVLFNIDSSASTTNRLQDVQAVLLCAQRLGSRNSRAGQLLTKELEEFRSNALADSVNKHQCRLILQRIKYVSSHPESKWAGVSEARGDYPFSHHKLTVQFQDASAAQDRKLEGLVHKAILELWRPEPNELTLLLAKGIDSSLLKVPPSTYTLTGSSDPCYVEAYHLTDPSDGRITLHLKVLNLTEIELNRVDLRVGLSGGLYFMDGSPQAVRQLRDLNSQEPVLCSVTVGVSHFERCALWVQVLYYPFFGNDVPAEYEGEYSGEDPQIIRQKRSLKELGEPVILRCQPYKIPLTELLLPHKISPVEYFRLWPSLPAIVEYTGAYTYEGSGFKATAAQQYGASPFLSGLKSLASKPFHRVCSHIIRTVAGFQLCFAAKTWYGGFVGMMIFGASEVSRNVDLGDETTTMMCKFVIRASDASITKEIDADPQGWLDDLTDGGVEYMPEDEVKVAAAEKLKISMERIALLKAARPRKSAQDEEDEEDNEDDDKKIDENGEKDGKPKGPTTLFKLTAEEVEHRALQTAVIQEWLILCKDRSTKVN, encoded by the exons ATGGATATACTGTTCGCTCAGATCCAAGCTGACCTCCGGTCCAATGACGCCCTCCGGCAATCTGGAGCTCTTCTTCAAGCCCTACAGCAATCGGCGGCCGGTCGTGATATCTCCATCATTGCAAAATCCGCCGTGGAGGAGATCGTGGCTGCTCCTGCCTCTGCCATTTCTAAGAAACTCGCTTTCGACCTGATCAGATCAACTCGCCTCACCGCCGACTTATGGGAGATTGTCTGTACTGGAATTCGCAACGATCTCGAGTTCCCTGACCCGGATGTAACTGCAGCCGCCGTCTCCATCCTCGCGGCTATCCCCTCGTTCCGGCTCGGCAAACTCATATCTGACTGTAACAAGCAAATCTCCAGCTGCTTCGACTCCCCCTCCGACAACCTACGATTTGCCATCACGGAGACGCTCGGTTGCATCCTCGCGCGTGACGATCTCGTGACTCTCTGTGAGAATAACATGAACTTGCTCGATAGGGTTTCCAATTGGTGGAGTAGGATTGGGCAGAACATGCTTGACAAGTCTGATGCCGTGTCAAAAGTGGCATTCGAGTCCGTTGGGAGGCTGTTTCAGGAGTTTGAATCAAAGCGAATGAGCAGGTTGGCAGGTGATAAGCTCGTGGACAGTGAAAACTCTGTCGCAATTCGTTCGAATTGGGTCTCATCAATGGTGGATTTCACGTGGAGGAAGAGGAATGCACTAATGGCTAGGTCGTTAGTCCTACCAGTAGAGAGTTTCCGGGCAACTGTTTATCCTTTAGCTTATGCGGTAAAGGCTGTGGCCTCAGGTTCTATAGAGGTGATAAAAAAACTTTCAAGATCTTCAAAGAATGAGAACGCTACTACACTGGACTCTGGAAATGCAGAAAAGTTTGTTGGAGTATCAGATGTTGCTTCTCATCTGGCCCCTTTCTTGGCCTCATCCTTGGATCCAGCATTGATTTTTGAGGTTGGGATCAACATGCTATACTTGGCTGATGTTCCTGGAGGGAAACCTGAGTGGGCATCAACATCCATCATTGCAATTCTCACACTTTGGGACAGACAAGAGTTTTCCTCTGCACGCGAGAGTATTGTCAGAGCTGTAGTTACCAATTTGCATCTCCTTGACCTTAGTATGCAG GTTTCATTATTTAAAAGGTTGCTTCTTATGGTGAGAAACCTTAGAGCAGAATCAGATCGCATGCATGCCTTAGCATGCATCTGCCGGACTGCTCTTTGCGTTGATCTTTTTGCGAAAGAAAGTGTTCGGAGAGGTCAAAAACCTCTTCCAGGAACTGATATTGCTTCCCTTTTTGAGGATGGAAGAATAAAAGATGATCTTAACGGTGTAACAAGGACAAGCTTGTTTAGAGAAGAACTAGTTGCAATGCTGGTGGAAAGCTGCTTTCAGTTGTCACTACCATTACCAGAGCAAAAAAATTCTGGTATGGAGAGCAGAGTAATAGGAGCTTTAGCCTATGGAACTGGTTATGGTGCATTAAACTGGACAGAACCAGCTCTAGAAGTGGTTGAAGTCTGTAGGCCATGTGTCAAATGGGATTGTGAGGGCCGGACCTATGCTATTGATTGCTATTTAAAGTTGCTGGTTAGGCTTTGCCATATTTATGATACAAGAGGTGGTGTCAAAAGAGTCAAAGATGGGGCTTCTCAAGACCAGATTCTGAATGAAACAAGATTGCAAAATTTGCAACGTGAACTTGTTAGAGACCTACGTGAG GTGAACACACCTAGAGTATGTGCCCGTCTGCTTTTTGCTATTTCGGAACACATAGATCTAGAGGGCTTAGACCCACTTCTGGCTGATGACCCTGAAGATCCTCTGAACATAATAGTATCTAATATACACAAAGTTCTGTTCAACATAGACTCATCTGCAAGCACAACAAACCGACTTCAAGATGTCCAAGCAGTTCTATTATGTGCTCAGAGATTGGGATCCCGTAACTCCAGGGCTGGACAGTTGCTAACCAAAGAACTTGAAGAGTTTAGGAGCAATGCTTTAGCTGATTCCGTAAACAAGCATCAGTGCCGATTAATATTGCAGAGAATAAAATATGTCTCCAGCCATCCAGAAAGCAA ATGGGCTGGAGTTAGTGAAGCAAGAGGAGATTATCCATTTAGTCACCACAAATTGACTGTTCAGTTTCAAGATGCTTCAGCAGCTCAGGACAGAAAGCTAGAAGGATTGGTTCACAAGGCTATTTTGGAACTTTGGAGGCCTGAACCTAATGAGTTGACTCTGCTGTTAGCAAAAGGAATTGATTCTAGTCTACTCAAAGTTCCTCCAAGTACATATACTTTGACTGGAAGCAGCGATCCTTGCTATGTTGAAGCATATCATTTGACTGACCCAAGTGATGGAAGGATCACTCTGCATCTAAAG GTTCTAAATTTAACAGAGATTGAGCTCAATCGGGTGGACTTGCGAGTTGGGCTGTCTGGTGGATTATATTTCATGGATGGATCTCCTCAAGCAGTGCGACAGTTGCGTGACCTCAATTCTCAG GAACCAGTGCTGTGTAGTGTAACAGTGGGTGTTTCCCATTTTGAGAGATGTGCTCTTTGGGTTCAAGTCCTGTACTACCCCTTCTTTGGTAATGATGTCCCTGCAGAATATGAAGGGGAATACTCTGGAGAGGATCCACAAATCATTAGGCAAAAGAGAAGCCTGAAGGAATTAGGAGAACCTGTGATTCTGAGATGCCAACCATACAAAATTCCCCTAACTGAGCTTCTATTGCCGCATAAAATTTCACCTGTTGAATATTTCCGCTTGTGGCCTAGTTTACCTGCCATTGTGGAGTATACTGGTGCTTATACATATGAAGGAAGTGGATTCAAGGCTACTGCCGCACAGCAATATGGAGCATCTCCCTTTTTAAGCGGCTTAAAATCTCTGGCTTCCAAACCTTTCCATCGAGTTTGCTCACACATCATACGAACAGTTGCTGGATTTCAG CTCTGTTTTGCGGCCAAAACTTGGTACGGAGGCTTTGTCGGTATGATGATATTTGGTGCCAGTGAAGTCAGTAGAAATGTTGACCTTGGTGACGAAACAACCACCATGATGTGCAAATTTGTGATTAGAGCATCAGATGCATCTATCACCAAGGAGATCGATGCAGACCCACAGGGCTGGTTAGACGACCTGACTGATGGGGGTGTCGAGTACATGCCTGAAGATGAAGTGAAGGTGGCTGCTGCTGAGAAGCTAAAGATCTCGATGGAGCGGATAGCATTGCTAAAAGCAGCAAGGCCTCGAAAATCTGCTCAGGATGAAGAGGACGAGGAAGACAACGAAGATGATGATAAGAAAATAGACGAGAACGGGGAGAAAGATGGTAAACCCAAAGGGCCGACAACTTTGTTTAAACTTACAGCTGAGGAGGTTGAACACCGTGCACTTCAAACGGCAGTAATTCAGGAATGGCTCATACTTTGCAAAGACAGGAGTACCAAGGTTAATTGA